One genomic region from Nitrospirota bacterium encodes:
- a CDS encoding BrnA antitoxin family protein: MKPKLKPIPKFKSEKAERKFWETHDSTEYLDWSKAVEARLPNLKSSTQAISIRLPAALLERIKIEANKRDVPYQSLIKIWLAERVG; the protein is encoded by the coding sequence ATGAAACCAAAACTTAAACCCATCCCTAAATTTAAATCTGAGAAAGCAGAACGGAAATTCTGGGAGACTCATGACTCGACCGAATATCTGGACTGGTCAAAAGCTGTAGAGGCCCGCTTACCCAATCTGAAGTCTTCCACACAGGCTATTTCCATCAGGCTGCCGGCCGCACTTCTTGAGCGGATCAAGATAGAAGCCAATAAGAGGGATGTACCTTACCAATCGCTGATCAAAATTTGGCTCGCGGAGAGGGTGGGATAA